The following proteins are co-located in the Bathymodiolus thermophilus thioautotrophic gill symbiont genome:
- the murA gene encoding UDP-N-acetylglucosamine 1-carboxyvinyltransferase — protein MYKLVIQGGTPLRGNVKASGSKNSSLPILFSSILADSPITLQNAPQLSDISTTLKLLMSMGAEFILESDSSLYVDASKLDNLVADYNLVKTMRAAILALGPMLAKYGKAKVSLPGGCAIGTRPVDLHLKALKELGATIEVKNGYIYAEAENLVGADIYFDQISVTATENVIMAATLAQGTTTINNAAQEPEVSDLSHCLNKMGAKISGIGTSVIVIEGVKKLNGVQYSVCSDRIEVATYLVAAAITGGSITVKGTNPKAMRSVLGKLIETGADIKTDSQSITLNMNGKRAKAVNIKTGTYPNFPTDMQAQFTALNAIAEGHSSITENIFENRFMHIPELMRMGANLTLEGNTVFCKGVKSLTGAHLIATDLRASASLVLAGLAAKGTTTIERVYHLDRGYETIEEKLKLLGANIERVQD, from the coding sequence ATGTATAAGCTTGTTATTCAAGGTGGCACGCCTTTACGGGGTAATGTAAAAGCATCTGGGTCTAAAAATTCTTCATTACCCATTTTGTTTTCCTCCATTCTGGCAGACAGCCCTATTACACTCCAAAATGCACCACAGCTCAGCGATATATCTACCACATTAAAATTGCTAATGAGCATGGGTGCTGAGTTTATTCTAGAATCTGATTCTTCACTGTATGTAGATGCATCAAAGCTTGATAATTTAGTGGCTGACTACAATTTGGTTAAAACCATGCGTGCTGCAATTTTAGCACTTGGGCCAATGTTAGCAAAATACGGAAAAGCCAAAGTATCACTCCCTGGTGGTTGTGCGATTGGCACTCGCCCTGTTGACCTTCACCTTAAAGCCTTAAAAGAATTAGGTGCCACCATTGAAGTTAAAAATGGTTATATTTATGCAGAAGCCGAAAACTTAGTAGGAGCCGATATTTATTTTGACCAAATTTCTGTAACTGCTACAGAAAATGTCATTATGGCAGCCACTTTAGCACAAGGCACCACTACAATCAATAACGCCGCACAAGAGCCAGAGGTTTCCGACTTGTCCCATTGTTTAAACAAAATGGGTGCAAAAATTAGTGGTATTGGCACTTCTGTTATCGTCATTGAAGGGGTAAAAAAATTAAATGGCGTGCAATATTCAGTCTGCTCAGACCGCATTGAAGTTGCCACTTATTTAGTGGCTGCTGCCATTACTGGTGGCTCGATTACCGTTAAAGGCACCAATCCAAAAGCAATGCGCTCGGTATTGGGAAAATTAATTGAAACCGGTGCAGATATCAAAACCGACAGTCAATCAATCACATTAAATATGAACGGCAAGCGAGCAAAAGCCGTTAACATTAAAACCGGCACTTACCCCAATTTTCCAACCGATATGCAGGCACAATTTACAGCATTAAATGCTATTGCAGAAGGACACAGTAGCATTACTGAAAATATCTTTGAAAATCGCTTTATGCATATTCCTGAGTTAATGCGTATGGGTGCCAATCTAACTTTAGAGGGTAACACAGTGTTTTGTAAAGGCGTAAAATCCCTAACGGGAGCGCATTTAATAGCGACTGATTTAAGGGCTTCAGCATCCTTAGTATTGGCAGGATTGGCCGCCAAAGGCACAACCACGATTGAGCGAGTCTATCACCTTGACCGTGGCTATGAAACCATTGAAGAAAAACTAAAATTATTGGGTGCCAATATTGAAAGAGTCCAAGATTAA
- a CDS encoding type II toxin-antitoxin system HicA family toxin, which produces MPFKYREFERKLTKLGYKVVRQKGSHVIFSDGKNTFPMPNHGSKDISPGVERQLLKILNLTINEFRKIK; this is translated from the coding sequence ATGCCGTTCAAGTATAGAGAGTTTGAAAGAAAATTAACAAAACTTGGGTATAAGGTTGTGCGTCAAAAAGGCTCGCATGTTATATTTTCAGATGGCAAAAATACTTTTCCAATGCCAAATCATGGTTCAAAAGATATTTCTCCTGGTGTTGAAAGGCAGTTATTAAAAATACTAAACTTAACAATCAATGAATTTAGAAAAATCAAGTAG
- the hisG gene encoding ATP phosphoribosyltransferase yields MLTIALSKGRILEQTLPLLKKAGLEIADKELNSRKLILDTNFDDIKVIVIRATDVPVFVQHGAADMGIAGKDVLLEHGANGLFELLDLGIAKCKLMVAASDKKQLKQDTLKIATKYVRSAKQYFEAKNQQIEIIKLYGAMELAPVVGLAHCIVDLVDTGNTLKANGLVPLEHIKDISSRLVVNTASFKTKNTQIKSWVSNIEKNL; encoded by the coding sequence ATGTTAACAATCGCATTGTCCAAAGGCAGAATTCTTGAACAAACCTTGCCACTATTAAAAAAAGCAGGGTTAGAAATTGCTGACAAAGAACTGAATTCCAGAAAACTGATTTTGGATACTAATTTTGACGACATTAAAGTCATTGTCATTCGTGCCACCGATGTCCCTGTGTTTGTGCAACACGGTGCAGCAGATATGGGCATTGCTGGCAAAGATGTGCTATTAGAACACGGCGCCAATGGCTTATTTGAGTTACTAGATTTAGGCATTGCCAAATGTAAGTTAATGGTAGCTGCCAGCGACAAAAAACAATTAAAACAAGACACTTTAAAAATTGCCACCAAATATGTCCGTTCAGCTAAACAGTATTTTGAAGCCAAAAACCAGCAAATTGAAATTATCAAATTATATGGCGCAATGGAGCTCGCACCCGTCGTTGGCTTGGCGCACTGCATTGTTGATTTGGTTGATACTGGTAACACGCTCAAAGCAAACGGACTTGTGCCACTTGAACACATTAAAGACATTAGCTCTCGTTTGGTGGTCAATACCGCCTCATTTAAAACCAAAAATACCCAAATTAAATCTTGGGTTAGCAACATTGAGAAAAACTTATGA
- a CDS encoding tyrosine-type recombinase/integrase, which yields MAQVLILIGGMVGLVVELLYVGGLRISEVACLRVQDIDFEFKQITVWDGKGKKDWVTPLANNLILKTPALN from the coding sequence GTGGCACAAGTACTCATTTTGATTGGTGGCATGGTTGGGCTGGTTGTGGAATTGTTGTATGTTGGGGGTTTGAGGATTTCTGAGGTGGCGTGTTTGCGTGTGCAAGATATTGATTTTGAGTTTAAGCAAATCACAGTGTGGGATGGCAAGGGTAAAAAAGACTGGGTAACTCCATTGGCAAATAATTTAATATTGAAGACCCCTGCATTAAACTAA
- a CDS encoding LysE family translocator — translation MTIFNILSLAGAMFLLAIIPGTGVFITISRALASGFKNASLVVAGIVLGDLVFLLLAIYGLSTMAEILGELFVVVKYLGGVCLIWMGYKIWIERQKNINLEGVAELSWKSNFFSGLAITFGNPKVILFYLGFLPTFVNLRALSKFDVLILVLVVSIVLGGVMLTHAYFGASVKRLFKDEKINRRKNCIAGGAMMAIGTVLIIKA, via the coding sequence ATGACAATATTTAACATCCTAAGTTTGGCAGGAGCGATGTTTTTACTGGCAATTATTCCTGGGACAGGGGTTTTTATTACCATTTCAAGAGCCTTGGCATCGGGTTTTAAAAATGCATCTTTAGTGGTTGCTGGGATTGTTTTAGGGGACTTGGTTTTTCTTTTATTGGCTATTTATGGTTTATCGACTATGGCTGAAATATTGGGAGAGTTATTTGTGGTGGTTAAATATTTAGGTGGAGTGTGCTTAATTTGGATGGGTTATAAAATATGGATTGAGAGGCAAAAAAATATTAACTTAGAGGGTGTTGCAGAGTTGTCGTGGAAAAGTAATTTTTTTAGTGGTTTGGCGATAACATTCGGCAACCCAAAAGTTATTTTATTTTATTTGGGTTTTTTGCCAACATTTGTTAATTTGAGGGCTTTGTCTAAATTTGATGTGCTTATACTTGTGTTGGTCGTGTCTATTGTTTTGGGTGGGGTAATGCTTACTCATGCTTATTTTGGAGCAAGTGTAAAGCGACTATTTAAAGATGAAAAAATAAACAGGAGAAAGAATTGTATTGCTGGTGGGGCAATGATGGCAATTGGTACCGTTTTGATTATAAAAGCCTAG
- the uvrC gene encoding excinuclease ABC subunit UvrC, with protein MPIKEKLKNLTTQPGVYQMLDKQGLVIYVGKAKNLKKRVSSYFSKTHQDDKTRVLVINIQDFDVVITDTETQALLLENELIKQHKPRYNILLKDAKSYPYICVSNDKHPRVGFYRGTRNEKYQYFGPYPSAHIVRNSLTLLKKIFKVRQCANATYRSRSRACLEYQIGLCSAPCVNKISDEDYRQDVNMMRLFLSGKGAQTLDNISQKMQNASKNQDFELAAHLRDQMIGLRTIQEQHSSQTMGDMDVISIATQDGIHAVEILFVRSGKQIGQECIFPQHAKGKDAEVVLSAFLPLYYLGKDTPKQLLLSNKLVDKKLIASALSTQIIDAPQKDKRHFLKIATLTVQENLKQHLISKFTKRTQLQQLQKTLNLKTLPNTMECFDISHTMGEATVASCVVFEKGLPRVKQYRQFNISNITPGDDYAAMNQAVFRRYSRLLKEQKTLPDVVFIDGGLGQLNQAIMVMDSIGIESIQLVGVAKGEGRKAGLETLIMVKDGKTKKINLPPHDQALMLINHIRDESHRFAIKNHRQKRGKKRTTSVLEGIPGVGKLRRMALLNYFGGLQEVQKASRDEIAKVEGISQALADKIAEKLKNKI; from the coding sequence ATGCCAATTAAAGAAAAACTAAAAAATTTAACAACCCAACCCGGTGTATATCAAATGCTTGATAAGCAGGGGCTGGTGATTTATGTGGGTAAAGCAAAAAACTTAAAAAAACGCGTATCCAGTTATTTTTCTAAAACCCATCAAGATGACAAAACCAGAGTGTTGGTTATTAATATTCAAGATTTTGATGTGGTAATTACCGATACTGAAACACAGGCGTTGTTACTGGAAAATGAACTGATTAAACAGCACAAACCTAGGTACAACATTTTACTCAAAGACGCCAAAAGTTATCCTTATATTTGCGTGAGTAACGACAAGCACCCACGCGTGGGTTTTTATCGTGGCACTAGAAATGAAAAATACCAATATTTTGGCCCTTATCCATCTGCACATATAGTGCGTAATTCTCTTACTTTATTGAAGAAAATTTTTAAAGTAAGACAATGTGCTAATGCTACTTATCGCTCCAGATCACGAGCTTGTTTGGAATATCAAATTGGACTTTGTAGCGCACCTTGCGTTAATAAAATTAGTGATGAGGATTATAGGCAAGATGTCAATATGATGCGGTTATTCCTCTCAGGCAAAGGCGCACAAACCTTAGACAATATCTCACAAAAAATGCAAAATGCATCGAAAAACCAAGATTTTGAATTGGCCGCCCATTTGCGTGACCAAATGATTGGCTTGCGTACCATTCAAGAACAGCACAGTTCCCAAACAATGGGCGATATGGATGTGATTAGCATTGCCACTCAAGATGGTATTCATGCTGTTGAAATATTATTTGTGCGCTCAGGCAAGCAAATTGGTCAAGAGTGTATTTTTCCGCAACACGCCAAAGGCAAAGATGCTGAAGTGGTTTTGTCAGCCTTTTTGCCCCTGTATTATTTAGGCAAAGACACGCCTAAGCAACTTTTATTAAGCAACAAATTGGTGGATAAAAAACTCATTGCCTCAGCATTGTCCACACAAATTATTGACGCACCACAAAAAGACAAGCGTCATTTTTTAAAAATTGCCACCCTTACTGTACAAGAAAACCTAAAACAACACCTTATCTCAAAATTCACCAAACGCACGCAACTGCAACAATTGCAGAAAACACTTAACCTTAAAACATTACCAAACACCATGGAATGCTTTGATATTAGCCATACCATGGGTGAGGCGACAGTTGCCTCCTGCGTCGTGTTTGAAAAAGGGTTGCCAAGAGTTAAGCAATATCGCCAATTCAACATTAGCAACATCACCCCAGGTGATGATTATGCAGCGATGAATCAGGCAGTTTTTAGGCGTTATTCACGCCTATTAAAAGAGCAAAAAACACTGCCCGATGTGGTTTTTATTGATGGCGGCTTGGGGCAGTTAAATCAGGCGATTATGGTTATGGATTCAATTGGTATTGAATCTATCCAACTGGTTGGCGTGGCAAAGGGCGAGGGTAGAAAAGCAGGGTTGGAAACTTTGATTATGGTCAAAGACGGCAAAACAAAAAAAATCAATCTACCACCACACGACCAAGCGCTGATGTTGATTAACCATATTCGTGATGAATCACACCGTTTTGCCATTAAAAATCATCGACAGAAGCGTGGCAAAAAACGCACCACATCAGTGCTTGAAGGTATTCCAGGTGTAGGAAAACTACGCCGAATGGCATTACTTAATTATTTTGGTGGTTTGCAAGAAGTGCAAAAAGCCAGCCGTGATGAAATCGCAAAAGTAGAAGGTATCTCGCAAGCATTAGCGGATAAAATAGCAGAAAAATTAAAAAATAAAATATGA
- a CDS encoding CDP-alcohol phosphatidyltransferase family protein yields MTGKVKSEELQPTILSFVKDLPNLCSLAGLACTILAIYFSILGVYHAAMIGMIWAVAFDWADGLIARKMKGRTNKQGFFGGQLDSLIDVVNYGVAPAILLLSYGKFSPIFLLGAFIIISASAIRLSYFNTYGLSNGTRYTGMALDNNSIILVFVFLFENTVSVGVYSIILYVVCLLLSALNVSEIKTPKLSGNPVSVYMLAIYTLGITGIYGWKLL; encoded by the coding sequence ATGACAGGCAAAGTTAAATCTGAAGAATTACAACCTACCATTCTTTCTTTTGTTAAAGATCTTCCCAACCTTTGCTCTCTTGCAGGATTAGCCTGTACAATACTCGCCATTTATTTTAGTATTTTGGGTGTTTATCACGCTGCCATGATTGGTATGATTTGGGCAGTTGCCTTTGACTGGGCAGATGGACTTATCGCCCGAAAAATGAAAGGCCGAACTAACAAACAAGGCTTCTTTGGCGGGCAACTTGATTCACTAATAGATGTTGTAAACTATGGTGTGGCACCAGCCATTCTGCTTTTAAGTTATGGCAAATTTTCCCCTATTTTTCTATTGGGAGCATTTATTATTATTTCAGCAAGTGCCATTAGGCTAAGTTACTTTAATACCTATGGTCTTTCCAATGGAACACGATATACTGGAATGGCACTTGATAACAACAGTATAATACTAGTTTTTGTATTTCTATTCGAAAATACTGTCAGTGTAGGCGTGTATTCAATCATTCTTTATGTTGTTTGTTTACTTCTTTCCGCATTAAATGTTTCAGAAATAAAAACACCAAAACTTTCTGGAAACCCAGTCAGCGTTTATATGCTTGCTATTTATACGCTAGGAATAACAGGTATCTATGGTTGGAAACTTCTATAG
- a CDS encoding nucleoside hydrolase: MENTRKKVIIDTDMGWDDILSILYLIRNPTIEIIGITVTGCGEANLRWGTIIAKTLMDLGDQTQAKICVGTSTPLKFNHVFPQSFRDNVNDIMGLLGSLNPETSIDVQTQPAWEFIADTLNKTEESITILSLGGFTNLAKMLELCPSTRIDKITEIYAMAGAVYVDGNIALFNDARPEWNQGPIYKTNYAAEWNVFIDPVAAKKVFKTHIPITLIPLDACNYVILNPDYVDKITATDPIAKLTKDIFKKVTGVDKEAIPVPIFDPLAAVIMAGGIKEYQAQSEYLDVNITDTAINNQCGKTYIVDSGSRKITIVQGVSQNEFAINFSNMINGKAL, encoded by the coding sequence ATGGAAAACACAAGGAAAAAAGTTATTATTGATACAGATATGGGGTGGGACGACATACTTTCCATTTTGTATCTCATAAGGAACCCTACTATTGAAATAATAGGAATTACGGTAACAGGTTGTGGAGAGGCAAACCTTCGATGGGGAACAATTATTGCCAAAACGCTTATGGATTTGGGTGACCAAACTCAGGCAAAAATTTGTGTCGGAACCAGCACTCCTTTAAAATTTAACCATGTTTTTCCACAATCTTTTAGAGATAATGTCAATGATATAATGGGGTTACTCGGATCTTTAAATCCAGAAACTTCAATTGATGTGCAAACACAACCTGCATGGGAATTTATTGCAGACACCCTGAATAAAACTGAAGAAAGCATCACAATTCTTTCTCTTGGTGGCTTTACCAACCTAGCAAAAATGTTAGAATTATGCCCCTCAACTCGCATTGATAAAATTACAGAAATTTATGCAATGGCAGGTGCTGTTTATGTAGATGGCAATATAGCACTATTCAATGATGCAAGGCCTGAATGGAATCAAGGACCAATTTACAAAACAAATTATGCCGCCGAATGGAATGTCTTTATTGATCCAGTAGCAGCCAAAAAAGTGTTCAAAACGCACATTCCCATTACTTTAATACCACTTGATGCCTGTAATTATGTCATATTAAATCCTGACTATGTTGACAAAATAACAGCCACCGATCCAATCGCAAAACTGACGAAAGATATTTTCAAAAAAGTAACAGGGGTTGATAAAGAAGCCATCCCAGTTCCTATTTTTGATCCTTTGGCAGCAGTGATTATGGCCGGTGGAATAAAAGAATACCAAGCACAGAGTGAATATTTGGATGTCAACATCACAGATACCGCAATTAATAATCAATGTGGAAAAACTTACATTGTAGATTCGGGATCAAGAAAAATTACAATCGTTCAAGGGGTGTCACAAAATGAATTTGCTATAAACTTTTCCAATATGATCAATGGAAAAGCCTTATAA
- a CDS encoding adenylyltransferase/cytidyltransferase family protein — translation MVVYTVGTFDLLHVGHLALLKYCATLGDSVAVGVASDEVVKLYKPNIPVIPIEQRMEMLQALCCVDIVLPYHELDYLTVCKQVKADIFVIGEDWGKKPHNQDVENYFNTAGKKVVQIKYSPRNSSTKIKQDVIAQLQVADAMR, via the coding sequence ATGGTAGTTTACACAGTAGGCACTTTTGATTTATTGCATGTTGGGCATCTTGCGTTACTAAAATATTGCGCCACTTTAGGCGATTCAGTTGCCGTTGGCGTTGCATCCGATGAAGTTGTTAAATTATACAAACCCAATATCCCAGTTATTCCCATTGAACAACGCATGGAAATGCTTCAAGCACTTTGCTGTGTAGATATCGTACTCCCCTACCATGAACTAGATTACCTTACCGTCTGCAAGCAAGTCAAGGCAGATATTTTTGTCATTGGAGAGGATTGGGGTAAAAAACCACACAATCAAGATGTGGAAAACTATTTTAATACAGCCGGAAAAAAAGTAGTTCAAATCAAATACAGTCCAAGAAATTCGTCCACTAAAATAAAACAAGATGTTATTGCTCAACTTCAAGTAGCCGATGCCATGAGGTAG
- a CDS encoding polysaccharide deacetylase family protein: MKNIIYSLIILLSSCAANNQAQSTDQSTHKNIKHIYLTFDDGPLNGSRRINDAVLAEELPIFVMLVGEHALARPKDVRLYKENKFIGVGNHSYSHANDHYKLYYSNPKGALKDFIKNKNALKLDNKIGRLPGRNMWRINGRSRNDVSSGIEAADLLVKNGFSLFGWDLEWAHDPHTGDPIGTAEDIFKKIEKKLNDNKTFTKSHIVLLSHDEMFRYKYEESELKKLIELLKNRGGYKISRLENYP, translated from the coding sequence ATGAAAAATATAATATACAGTTTAATAATCCTGCTGTCTTCTTGTGCTGCAAATAATCAGGCACAGTCAACAGATCAGAGTACTCATAAAAACATTAAACACATTTATTTAACTTTTGATGATGGACCCTTAAATGGAAGTCGAAGAATAAACGATGCGGTGTTAGCGGAGGAATTGCCAATTTTCGTTATGTTGGTAGGTGAGCATGCTTTGGCAAGGCCTAAAGATGTAAGGCTTTATAAGGAAAATAAATTTATTGGGGTTGGAAATCATAGTTATAGCCATGCAAATGACCATTATAAATTATATTATTCAAACCCTAAAGGGGCGCTTAAGGATTTCATTAAAAATAAAAACGCTTTAAAATTGGACAATAAAATAGGAAGATTACCCGGTAGGAATATGTGGCGCATCAATGGAAGAAGTAGAAATGATGTGAGCAGTGGAATAGAGGCGGCGGATTTATTGGTTAAAAATGGATTTTCACTGTTTGGATGGGATTTAGAATGGGCGCATGACCCGCATACAGGGGATCCAATAGGCACTGCTGAAGATATTTTCAAGAAAATTGAAAAAAAACTTAACGACAACAAAACTTTCACAAAATCTCATATTGTATTGCTGAGTCACGATGAAATGTTTCGATACAAATATGAGGAATCTGAGCTTAAAAAATTAATAGAACTTTTAAAAAATAGAGGTGGCTATAAAATCAGTCGATTAGAAAACTATCCGTAA
- the hisD gene encoding histidinol dehydrogenase, whose translation MITKLVSTQVDFQKKLSSLLAWDSVSNKQVAQTVDDIITKIRNNGDSALMDYTNTFDGTNATSMEALTIKLPALKQAFDTLNEKQKSALTIAADRVRLYHEKQKQSTWTYTEDDGTMLGQKITPLDRVGLYVPGGKAAYPSSVLMNAIPAKVAGVQDLIMVVPTPNGTSNSLVLAAAYISGVTQVFTVGGAQAIAALAYGTETIPKVDKIVGPGNIYVATAKRAVFGQVGIDMIAGPSEILIICDGKTNPDWIAMDLFSQAEHDEDAQSILLCPDADFINQVEKSIAKLLPTMDRKSIIETALTNRGALILTKDMDEAIALSNQIAPEHLELSVENPQEMLDGIRHAGAIFMGRYTCESLGDYCAGPNHVLPTSGTARFSSPLGVYDFQKKSSLIMVSDQGANTLGKIAATLADGEGLQAHAESARYRLKKS comes from the coding sequence ATGATCACAAAATTGGTATCCACGCAAGTTGATTTTCAAAAAAAACTGTCCTCACTACTTGCTTGGGATAGCGTTTCAAATAAACAAGTTGCGCAAACAGTTGATGACATTATTACCAAAATTCGCAACAACGGCGACAGCGCTTTAATGGATTATACAAATACATTTGATGGGACGAATGCCACCAGTATGGAGGCATTAACCATTAAATTACCCGCCCTTAAGCAAGCCTTTGACACGCTGAATGAAAAGCAAAAATCTGCATTAACCATCGCAGCAGACCGCGTGCGCCTATATCACGAAAAACAAAAACAAAGCACTTGGACTTACACCGAAGACGACGGCACAATGTTGGGGCAAAAAATCACCCCCCTTGATCGTGTAGGCCTATATGTACCAGGTGGCAAAGCAGCCTACCCCTCTTCTGTACTAATGAACGCCATTCCCGCTAAAGTGGCTGGTGTGCAAGACTTAATCATGGTAGTACCTACGCCAAATGGCACCAGCAACTCGTTAGTATTAGCGGCAGCCTATATTTCAGGCGTTACTCAAGTCTTTACTGTAGGGGGTGCACAAGCAATAGCAGCCCTTGCTTATGGCACCGAGACCATACCAAAAGTAGATAAAATTGTTGGCCCTGGCAATATATATGTTGCCACCGCCAAGCGTGCTGTTTTTGGGCAGGTTGGTATTGATATGATTGCCGGTCCTAGTGAAATTTTAATTATTTGTGATGGCAAAACCAATCCCGATTGGATTGCCATGGATTTGTTTTCTCAAGCAGAACACGATGAAGATGCACAGTCAATTTTACTTTGCCCTGATGCTGATTTTATCAACCAAGTGGAAAAAAGCATTGCCAAATTATTACCCACCATGGACAGAAAGTCCATCATTGAAACGGCACTTACAAACCGTGGCGCACTCATTCTTACCAAAGATATGGATGAAGCCATTGCCTTGTCTAACCAAATTGCCCCTGAACACTTAGAGTTATCCGTTGAAAATCCACAAGAAATGTTAGACGGCATTCGACACGCAGGTGCAATTTTTATGGGTCGCTACACTTGCGAGTCTTTAGGCGATTATTGTGCGGGGCCTAACCATGTTTTACCCACCTCAGGTACTGCTCGTTTTTCGTCTCCACTGGGTGTTTACGACTTTCAAAAAAAATCCAGTTTAATTATGGTCTCCGATCAGGGTGCCAACACACTAGGTAAAATCGCTGCTACTTTAGCTGACGGTGAAGGCTTGCAAGCGCACGCTGAATCTGCTCGTTATCGTCTTAAAAAATCATAA
- a CDS encoding tyrosine-type recombinase/integrase, whose translation MAQVLILIDGMVGLVVELLHVGGLRISEVACLRVQDIDFEFKQITVWDGKGKKDWVTPLANNLILPLKIHLIKGWHPLISYLNLIY comes from the coding sequence GTGGCACAAGTACTCATTTTGATTGATGGCATGGTTGGGCTGGTTGTGGAATTGTTGCATGTTGGGGGTTTGAGGATTTCTGAGGTGGCGTGTTTGCGTGTGCAAGATATTGATTTTGAGTTTAAGCAAATCACAGTGTGGGATGGCAAGGGTAAAAAAGACTGGGTAACTCCATTGGCAAATAATTTAATATTGCCATTAAAAATACATTTAATAAAAGGGTGGCACCCTCTTATTTCTTATTTAAATTTAATTTACTAA
- a CDS encoding MlaC/ttg2D family ABC transporter substrate-binding protein has translation MKNTVKTLFIILSILTTGATLAVEHNVAPHSRAATDVVGPPNIAAFNIMTNALLALKKLRDQKRVTPENIEALIKAELLPYIAIDVAVRLTLKEHWSALNNQQKKAFQQYITKSLINDYAGILSTYDQLNNIKISTDPKIKRKGNKAIIKLFISFDKNQNPLKVTLKMIRLNHWRVYDLVFSGVSLIKNYKAQFSSHIKRKGLNSLIKKINKKLKNV, from the coding sequence ATGAAAAATACAGTTAAAACATTGTTCATTATATTGTCTATTTTAACTACTGGTGCAACTTTAGCAGTAGAGCATAATGTGGCACCACATTCAAGGGCGGCGACTGATGTTGTTGGTCCGCCAAATATCGCTGCATTCAATATTATGACAAATGCCTTGCTTGCACTTAAAAAACTTAGAGATCAAAAACGGGTTACACCTGAAAACATTGAGGCGCTCATTAAAGCGGAATTATTGCCTTATATTGCCATAGATGTAGCAGTGCGTTTAACGCTAAAAGAACATTGGAGCGCTCTCAATAACCAACAAAAAAAGGCTTTTCAACAATATATTACCAAATCTTTAATTAATGATTATGCAGGCATTTTAAGCACTTACGATCAGCTTAATAATATTAAAATTTCCACCGATCCAAAGATAAAGCGTAAAGGCAATAAAGCCATTATTAAATTATTTATTAGCTTTGATAAAAATCAAAACCCGCTTAAAGTTACTTTAAAAATGATTCGCTTAAACCATTGGCGTGTGTACGATTTGGTGTTTTCGGGCGTAAGTTTGATTAAGAATTATAAGGCACAATTCAGTTCCCACATTAAACGCAAAGGCCTTAACAGTTTGATTAAAAAAATCAACAAAAAACTAAAGAATGTATAA
- a CDS encoding phage integrase N-terminal SAM-like domain-containing protein, translated as MTIINKNKTTLQKVREVLRRQRYAYSTETVYLDWVGRFIGFYQLKTNNLCLKTLSKRWKNI; from the coding sequence ATGACTATTATAAATAAAAACAAGACAACTTTACAAAAAGTTCGTGAAGTGTTGCGTAGGCAGAGATATGCTTATTCAACAGAGACAGTTTACTTAGATTGGGTGGGTCGGTTTATTGGGTTTTATCAGTTAAAAACAAACAATCTTTGCTTGAAGACTCTGAGCAAAAGGTGGAAAAATATTTAA